The genome window GATCGCCCGCCTCGCTGCGGTGCAAACACTCCCTCGGGGTGCGATTCACATGATTAGTGATATTCATGGTGAAGATAAAAAATTACGGCACGTCATCAACAATGCCTCAGGGACACTTCGTCCGCTTGTTGAGAAAATGTTTGCTAAAAAAATGACGAGCGAGGAGCTCAAGAGCTTTCTGAAAATCACTTTCTATCCCGCAGAGGTCACTGATCAACTGGAACGGGATTTAACTGATCCATTTGAGCTGAAGGAATATGCACGTAAGATTCTGAACCCGCAGTTCGAGCTACTCCGGCATCTGATGGGCAACTACAGCCTGAAGTTGGCGACTGAGATATTACCAGCGGACTACCAGAACCTGTTACTGGAGATATTGCACGCGCCGACACGCGAGCGTGGCAATCAGTTTGTCGAAGCGATTATTGACGAGCTGCAACGCCAAGGACGTGTGCTACACCTCATACATATTGTCGGACGTTTGATTCGTAACCTCGCCGTGGATGAGTTGATCATCGGTGGCGACTGTTGGGATCGTGGGCCACGCGGTGATCGCGTTGTTGATTATCTGCGTTTGCAACCCAACGTATCATTCATTTGGGGAAATCATGATGCACTTTGGCTGGGTGCTGCGCTTGGTAATGACGCACTCATTTGCACCGCCTTAAGAGTGTCACTGCGCTATCGTCGAATCAGTCAGCTGGATGAGGGGTATAGTGTCCCAATGACGCCTCTGGAGCATCTAGCGCGTAAAATCTACTCAGATGACCCTGCCGAATTCTTCATGCCTAAAGGTGACGGCCTCCGTCCCATCGAACTGGTCGCTCGGATGCAGAAGGCGATCGCGGTGATGCAATTTAAATTGGAAGGCCAATTGATTGAGCGTAATCCGCAGTGGAAGCTTGATCATCGTCGACTGATGCATCGCATTGACCTGGACCATGGCACGATCGAGATCGATGGCGTCGTTTACGAACTGCGCGATAAACGCCTGCCTACCGTTGATCCAGAAGATCCATACACCTTGACTAGTGAGGAGCAGGACTGTCTCGATCGCTTGAAAAGTTCCTTCCTCAGTAGTCAGAAAATGAGAGAGCAAATGAGGTATATGGTCGGGCATGGTTCGATGTATTTGCAACGCGGAGACTGCCTTATCTTTCATGGCTGTGTTCCCGTCGATACCGAAGGTAACTTCTTGGATCTTGAAATCGATGGTCAGAACTTTTCGGGTAAAGCCTTGTTCGAAGAGATTGAGGTTGTTGTTCGCAGGGCACTTGAGAAACGAAAAACACCTGACCTCGATTTTCTCTGGTATCTCTGGTGTGGCCCTCGCTCTCCACTTTTCGGTAAAGACCGAATTGCCACACTAGAGAGAGATCTCATTGCGGATAAAACACCTCATCGAGAAAATAAAGATCCTTACTTTGATTTGATACATGAAGTTGGTTTTTGCGATAAAGTGCTTGAAGAGTTCGGCGCCGACGCCGACCAGGGATTGATCGTGAATGGTCACGTTCCCGTTAAGCTAAAGCAAGGGGAGTCGCCGATCAAGCGTAGTGGTAAGGCGATTACGATCGATGGTGCCTTCTCCGAGGCTTATGGGGATCATGGATACACCCTGGTTCTCGAGCCCGGGAGGATTGTTCTCGCAGAGCACCACCATTTCGAATCCATCGAGTCCGCGATCAAAGACGGTGTCGATATCGTTCCTAAGACTCAGGATATACGTGTGTTTGACGATCCGCAGCGAACGCAAGATACCGAGCGTGGTCAGCGTATCAATTACCGTATGAAAGAATTGAATCGTCTCATCGAGGCTTACAGGAGCAATCGACTACACGAGCAGTAGGAGGCGATTGTATCATATGCTAGACGTTCAAGTCGGTGGCTTCCTTTTTGGTTGGCCACCCGTTTAGATGAAACGATGACGGTCGACCATCTACATTCGACAGGCTCATGTCAGGCAAGGAACTCGACGACTCGAATCGTTTCTTTGATAAGGCTATTTAATCCTTATTCAGGAACGTCTCGGCTGGAATGATTTCTTCAAATTCCTTGATCTCAATGTTCTTATAAAAGATCTCAGCAGTTTCCGATTGGAAGCCAATAATTCCAGCGGCTGGATCCAGATTAAATGCCATGTTGACGACCTCGCCATTGAGCTTGTGGATGGCATACTCCCCACCCATTACGATGAGTTCACAAGTGTTCCACTCGTCGTTCAACGCATTGAAGTTCCTTGTGATTTTGGCATTGTGTAGCCATTTTTTCCCCTTGTATGACTTCTGTTTCGTATACAGGACACCACCTTCGTCAGGGTGGAGGTATTCGCTGGTCTCGGTGTTGAAATACCAATCATACGTCTGACCAGGAGGGCGGATTAAGTCGCCTGTGCGGTTGCGATCTTCATTTGGCACATAGTGGATTTGAAATTCTACGCCAGTTGGGAATACTTTATCATCGGAGATGTGGTAATAGACCCCTGCGTCATATTGCCATTTGGCAAAGTAGTTCGCCTTTTTCTTTCCCCACTTATAGTCGAATTTGAGGTGGTATTTGTCGTAAGATTTTTTGGTATACAACATACCGATGGTAGCATCAGTCCCTTCATCTAGGTCGATCTCATCAGGCCAGCTATCATCGAAGACATGAATCATCCCGTCCTCAATTGCGAAAACACGCTCTCCTAAAGCCTGGTCGCCATCTTTTAATTTGATATACCACCCCTCGTAATTCTTGCCGTTAAAGAGAGGGGTGAATGGCGCTTCCACACCCGCAAGTTTATCTGCCTGATATGTTACGTTCTCTTTGACGGCATCAGCTGATGCTTGCGAAGCTCCTAGGAGCAAGGATCCCAAGGAACAGGCAACTACGGATAGGAAATTGTCAGTAGACAGCGTGAAACGGCGGCAGGAGAAAGAAAGGGTGGGGCGCATAGTATATAGTGTGAGGGATATTGGGTGTCGTGTGCTAGCTGCTGACGGCATGACACACGTTGAAATGATCACTCGCGCTCTGATGCTATGCAAGGAAACAAAAAAAGCTCTGTGTGATACACAGAGCCATTGTTATCCCTTGGGACTTATTTCGATATGTTCATCACTGGATTTGAGCAGTTCTGCTCTCGTCGAGGAGGGGGAGCCTCGTGGCTATGCCGCGCCTAACCACGGTTCAGCGTCGAGCAACGCAGCGATTGATGGCCAACCGCCTTCTTGTTGTCCCTGAAGCACGTAGAGATACAGTGCCACTTCTTCCGCAGGATAAGTCTCGCGCATCGCAGTGACGGCACTGTTGAGCAATTCTGTATCCATGACCTCCGGGAATTTTTCAACCATGCCTTCGCCGTCATGGGCGATTTTCATGCGATCCAAGAAATCAATTAACATCGCTTGGCGACCACGCATCAGCCAGATTTCAAGAACTTGCATAGCAATCGGCTCGGCTGGCTTGCGGGCACAGGCAGCTGTCAGTAACTTGACCTGCTTTTCTGGCGACTGCTTCGTAATAAAGACCGGGCGCATTTTCTGCTGCTCAGCGAGGCGCTCAACGACTCCCTTGTAAGACGCACGGTCTTCTTGGCGGAGATAAGTAAAAAGTGTTTCTGCTAGACTAGCTGGGATTGTTTGAAAAATTTGATATGCAAGCATACGCAGAGAACACTTTATCTCGCGGCCCTGCGGCAATGCTAAAATACATCGATTAGTCGTTAATCCCCAAAAGGTCGGGGCCCCAGGAAGTCGCACGGAGCGATTTTCGTCCGACAACTCACTCAGTTTATTGCTTAGCTGCGGCCTCGGCCGCTAGCTCAGCCTCGAACTCGGCCTCCTCTTTTGCGATCATACCTTCTTCAGTTTTATAGAAGGCTTCTAAGGCAGCTGCTTCTTCGGCTGCCTTCGCCGCGGCCTTTTGAGCTTCAAGTTTTTCAACTTTTGCCTCCTCGCGAGCTCTGCGCTTATCTATTTTTTTCTGCTCTCTATCGCGTCGTTTCTGATCTTTGCTCGGTGTGAAGGCCATGGTGTATCTTTTTGAAGTTCTTGTGGCAGATGAATCCTGCTCGATGTAGTGACGGGAGCCGTCATACCGTGTCGGCCGTCTAAAACAAGCGAAAAGAAGAATCGGGCAAAAAATGTGAAGAAAATGGTATCTATGCGGCAGACCAGAACCGTCCGTTAGTCGAGCTGGTGGAGCCGAAAAGGGACATACTGTATTGGCCTGTGATTGGTGGGCGAGTCTCTGCAGTCACTCAGTTACATGAAACCTATGCTCTGATGTCATGCCCGCGTGATCTGGAGTCGTTTCGGCCGTGAGCGTCTGTGTCGTATGAGCTGTAAGCTCGCGATCACAGCAAAGAGAAGGGCGATGCCGACGAGCTTGTTCGCTGGGTGTGTTCGTGCAAAGAATTCTATATACAGCCCCGTCAACATCGTGCCGAGTAATAAGCCGTTCGCCAGCCACAGGAGCCATGCTTTATCTTTTATGAGTAAGACGATGCCGACGATGAGGGCAGCCATGATGGCTAGTTCCATGTATCCAGTAAATAGCATGAATGGCACTGGGTCTAATCCTAGCTTAGGACTGAAGTCAGCGAAGCCCTTTACGCTGATCGCATTGTGTGTGATTTTTGGGTATGCAAAGTAGAGCAGCATGGCTGCACTCAGTAGAGTGAAGGGCAGGTCTACAATGTAGAGTGATTTTCGGCTGATGTCTTTCATTTTCATGAGAGCCGTAGGGATCGAGGATATTCCAACCCACTGAGTCGTGCCCGAATCCAACCAAAGCAAACTAGCTGCTTCGTTTGCTTTGGCAGAGAAAGCAGTATGATAGCAATTATGAAAAAATTAACGAACTCACAACTGGCTTACCATGGTCTGCGTATCGCATTTGGTATTAGTTTTATGGTGCATGGTGCAGTCCGTTTTTCGGATCTCTCAGGTTTCGCCACGAAGATGGCCGGGCAATTTGAATCCTCGATACTCGCTGGATTTCCCGCGTTGAGCTTTGCTTACATCATCCCATTTGCGGAGGCCTTGATTGGGCTCGCTCTGTTGATCGGTAGCAAGTGTGTGCGTTGGGGAGCCTTTGCCGGTTGCTTACTTATGGCGGGAATCATGTTTGGCACCTGCATGCTCCAAAAGTGGGAACTTTTAACCTCCCAGTTGCTGCATCTATATTTGTTCTACATCATCCTGAACAATCCAAACACTGCGGATGTGTCAGGAAAGTCTGCTTAATCTGTAATACAAAGGGGGCATGGTATGAACCATGCCCCCTGTAAAGTTGTATTCTGATTGAGTCTACTCTGCTGCGGGAATCGGGTCGAAGAAGCGGGCTCCTTCGGGGGGCGACATGTTCGTGCTACCTCGCTCGATAAAGGCGACATCGCTCACATCTGTGTAGCGCATCTGCTCTCCAATGACTCCGTCCGACATCGCGTATGTGATGTGTCCACCTGCGATTTTTAGACCACCCACGTCCTGCAGGTTATCTAGAGAGATAAACTTTTCTACGGGGATACCGCCCTTGAAGACGAGCGGATTGGTGACGGTGTAATAGGTTCCTCGAACTAGTTTGGTTTCGGGATCGATGAGTAATACATAGTAATCATCCGGAGACTCGCCGGCACTTGAGTCATAGGTGAGTTTGACTTGGCTGTAGTCTTTGCCTTCAAAACGTTTTGTTTCCTCGAGCAGTTCAAAGGTGATCTGGTCGTCATCAAAAACAAAAGGAATGCCGAGGAAGTAGGTCGGTGTCAGCGTCCAGAACTGAACCGGAGGCATGAACGTGGCATCGGCCGGATATATCCAGTAACGGCCGTCTGCGGCTCGTCCAAAGGACGTGTCACTGTTAGGGACTGTGTGGACGGCAGCAAAACTCACAGGATCGACGATCTGGATGGAGTCGACAGTCGAGTCGCGATCTGTCATGTGATAGGTCCAGCGGAATTTGAACAGGCCGTTGTTACGCCACTTTTCAATACCACCGTGGGCATTGATCGATTCTAAGACGAGTTCTTTGCCTGGGCTGATTACTACGGCGGCTTCGTTATTGGAACTTGCGGGTTTGCAGGCGCCCAGTGCGAGCAGTGTGCTGAGGGCGGTGATCGTTGATAGTGTCTTTAGTTGTTTCATAGCTGAGATGGTTACGCAGTTCGTAGTTCGGAAATATTACGGACTGCACATGACGGTGGATGAAGTGCTTTTAGTTTGCGAATGGTTGGATTACTGCCCGTAGGTTCCGCGAATAGGATAGTTGTTTTCCTGGATCCAAATAACTGTATCTAGCACCTCTTTGAGGTCGGAGCGGTTGAATGGAGTGTTGGACTGATCAATCAATTGAATTTTTCCTTCAGTATTAATCGCGAACAGTGCGGGCTCTGGGAAAAGATGGTCGACTTCATCCGCGGAACGAGGTTCTGAAATCCAGAGACCGAGGCGTTGCATTTGTTCGAGACTCAGACCATAGGCAACCTCAAGGTCGAGCGCTTCAGCCAGAACCATGGCTTCTGCCTGCCCAGCGGAGTCAGCAGAGGCCACGATGATCTCCGCTTTTGCTTCGAGGAATTTAGCTTTGAAAGCACTTAGTTGCTTCAAATACTTGTGGCAGATCGGGCAGTGGAGGCCACGGTAGATGAAAACAAGTCGCCAGTTTTGCGAGTCGTCTGCTTTTCCGAGCGTGGCCTTGCCGCCTCCGACGAGTGAAAGTGTGATTTCTGGAAGGATCCCTCCTGAGTCTAGTTTTTGTGATGCCATCTGTTTTGGTTTTATTTGATAAATTGAATTTTAGTTCGGGACTTCTTCGAGGCCTAGCAACTTGCGTTTGCTTGCATCTTTAAGGTGTTTTTCGGACCAGTATTCGGAATTCATTAGTCGGTGTGTGAGTGTTGCATGGGTCACTCCGGCAGGTTCGTGCTCTTCCCAGCCACGAATAATGTGTGGGAATTTCGTATCGAAATGGATGACGAGTTTACGCCCTAGCTTGGGGTATTCGACCGTGTAGGAGGATTGCTTTTTGCCTTCTTTCAGCCTGGCCAATGCATCTTGTGGTTCGATGGGGATGAGCATCCATCGGGTGAGGATCGCTCCTGGGACGAGTTGTAGTTTGCCGACTGGTAGGCTCATGGGGTCGAGGCGTAGCCGAGTCCACAATTCATCTTCCAGCCAATAATCTCCCAGCGTAAAGTCCTGATCACCGTCTTTTTGGAAATAGGAGCGGAGCTCAATATCCCAGCCAGTCTGAGTTTTACCAATTTGTTGGAACACCTGTCCGCACCAGTCTTGGATGCTTGTGTTTGTTTTGAGCGCATGCGGGTAGCGTTCCATGTCGATTGGTTGAAAGGTGCTCGTCATCACTCGGTAGGTATAGATGCCAGTGTTGAACGCTCTTTGTGCGTTTAGCTTAAGTATGTCGGTGCTGGAGCCGGTCCCGAATTCGTGTTTAACATGCTGATCGACAAGAAAAGGCTCGGTGACAAATATGAGTTCTGCATGACCCGGGTGTGATTCGCCGTAGCGCATTTGTTTGAGCTCGTAGCGGTTGATTTCGGCACCAGAAAACCAAAACTCGCGCACCTGTGCATTCGCTTGATTGAGTGCAAAAAGAGAGAGTAGTGTGATTTGAAGTAAGCGCATGTTGGTCAGATTAAATAGAGGCTGAATTCATTTCAATTGTGCTGATTCTATTCAGCAATTTAGTGTTAGAGACGTTCAGAGGAGTATTATTCTTAAAAATGTTCAGATTCGTCCGTTTAGTATCTCTTTGATCGAATGCATCGTCGGCATGGGTAAGCCATCGCGCGCCTTGCATCTTAATCGGACCTCGCGCATTCGGGCCTTGGCTAAGGAGAGCTACTGCACAGATCGTGCCTCAAAGCTTGAATTCTCCTCCTGTGATATGAACAAATTTGGTTCTTATCTGTGCTTTGGCCTTTTGTATCTTTCTAGATATGGTTCACTTCACGGTATGAGCATTGAGCGACAAGAAACAAAGCAGCGTATGAGCCGTATCGTTATTCATAATGATACCGTCTATTTGTGTGGGCAAGTGTGTGCTGACGCCACCAAAGACATCTCTGAACAGACTGAGACCATGCTTGAGAAAGTGGATGCGCTGCTACTGCAAGCAGGCTCGGATCGTGAGCACATGCTCTCGGCAACCATCTACGTGCGAGATATGAAAGATTTCGGCGCTATGAATGCAGTCTGGGATGATTGGGTGCCTGAAGGTTGTGCGCCCGCACGCGCCTGTGTGGAAGCACGTATGGCACGTGCTGAACTGCTCGTTGAGATCTCAGTCATTGCCGCAGTCAAGCAGTGATCCTGGCAGTGTCGCTATCCTGATGCTCGCCTGCGGGCACCCGATTCTTTGGTCAGTCCATATTGACCTCTTTGCGACGCCAGACTGGCAGGCATTCACGTGACGGTAACGCCGCCGTTAACGCCGATCCCTCTCGCGTAGCGGTTGTAAAAAAAATCCGAGCCAAGGAAAGATAAAGCACTTGCCCAGAGTAACCGCAGTAGACTCGCTCGAATCCATATCCAGACGGAGCTGGTCAACCCCAGTTACGTCTCCAAAAAAAACGACAGCCTCTTAGACCGAACATCACTCAGGCGGGGTTGCCGGTCCGCTGGTGTTCAGGGTGCAGCATTCGTTGTAATTCGCCCTAGAGTGCCGGACGCTTCGTTATCCCCAGTGGTGCCTGATGCCAGATTCTATTCGTCGACTAATTTTGCATCTTTAGCACTTGATCGGGTGCTCGAAATACTTGCTCTGCGACTTCTTCCATTTGGCTGTAAGGTTCGCCAGTTGCAAAGCTGAGGTAGATGTAGTAGGTGATGACTATATAGAAACTGTTAATACTGCCTAGTAAGGTTGTGGTGACCCAGTCTGCTGTTTGGTTTGGGAGTTTAAGGATGGAATGCAGGAAAACGAAGAGACCGACATTCACTACTATAAAGCCGGCTAAATAAGCTTGCTGGAGTAAGAATATTTTTAACGTGGCTCCCTCCGTCACACGATTACAGAGGTTGATTGCTTTAAATGCTCCAACTCCTTCACCGATCACAATGACTTCTATAAAACTATAGCGTAGCGAAAGATAGAGCGTGAAGTAAGCAATCGCAGGGATGATGACTTTTCCATACATCGGTAAGATATGGCCGTATCGGCTGGTAAACCAGGTCATGATCAAGACCGGCACCAAAATGATGCACTGCGCTACGATTCGGCTCAAAAGAACGGATCCGCAGCGGGTTAGCGTGGTTCGAGCCACTTTCATAAAACTAGGGTGATGGCCGTTTGAAATTGCTAAGCAGGTGCTAATGCAGCATGCGATCCATATAGATGCTGGGATGTATAGGATGCTTAGCACCATACTATAGAATAGGGTGAGTGACATGTAGTTTTCCTCAAAACCACAGAGGCTAAATACGAACCAGATACAGGTGTCATAGAGTGGATTCGCCAGTCCACATTCAAAAAACACGAAGCTAAATGGCAGGACGAAAAAAAGAGAAAATACCGCCAGAAATGAAGCACTTTGTAGATATAGGCGGAAGCCTTGGACTAAAGTATAAAAGAAATATCCCACAGCGCTAAGTCAAACGGTCATAGGACGATTGCCAAGACAATGCGTGAGTTCAATTTGTTTTTTATACCTTACTGTTTAGTCTGAGCGATATCCCTAGGGCATGCGTCAGGTTCTCTATACGTGGCACTCGTGTGCGTAGTGACTTTAGTTTGACACTATTGTTTGATCAATAGCTAGGAGTGGAGTGGGGTGCTGTTTGCTTATTCGTGTGATTGATGGGCGTTTTCGTGTTCTAGGTTTGAACGATGTCGATGTCTACTTGCCACTTATTATGGAACTGTAAAAAATGCTATAAACGGGTTGTTGAATTGATAATATAGGTTTATTTCATACATAGTATACGTGGTTTCAGTTTAATGCTGAGGTTCCTTTACGACTCCCCCAAAAAAAAGTTCGATTGATGACATTCAAAGCCGCCTGCTCACTATTCGCTTTATTTGCCACTCAGTTTCTAAGTGCTGAGGTGATTGCTGATTACAGTGCAGATTTCAGCCTTAAGAAGCTCAAGCCAGGTTGGGCTTACCAGTGGAATCCTGAAAATGTGAATATCGACCAGCAAGACCAATACATAGATTTAGAGGTTGTTAAAAACTACTATGCTGTGGATGCCGACTATCCTCCTTCAAAGAAGCAAAACAAAGATGCCCCTCATCCAGATGGTAAGTGGCTCACTGCGAGGCGAAACTCGGTGTCTTGTGGTTATGGAACCATTGAATCTCAGGATCAACTAAATCACTACGTTATCCTCTCCTACACTGTGCAGCCTGGTGAAGCTGGCTCAGGGAGAATCATTAACAGTGAGGTTCTCCGAAAGAATGAGACTGGTAGCAATGAAATTAGGATCTATGTGAATGATCGGCTCATCGGGACAGATATTTTAAAGGGAGTGGGCAAGCAGGCATTTAATGTCGAACTTGGGCTGTTGGAAGTGAGCGACACCGTTTATTTGGCACTTGGTCCGAATGGTAAGAGAGCCGGCGCTGTGAATATTACCTTCCAAATTGATACCGAGTAGTTACGCCATATCGATTCAGATAGTGATGACTGCGATATAGGCATTCCTGCCTGTTGCGTGTGCTATAAGTGACTCACTCCGACGGGATAGAAATGAGTGTCTGTTTCACTATGCAAATATGCCTAGGTGAGGTTTTCACTTTTGATTGTAAGATTGAACAAAAAAAACGGGCGACTCGAATGAGTCGCCCGTTGTCGTTGGGTTGATTAGCTGCAGCCTAAACTCGTGCCGCAATTTAAGCAGCATGCGCAGGTGCCAGTGACTTTCACTTTACCTGATCCACATTCGGGGCAGGTGAGGTTGCCTTCTGATTGTGTGAGCAGTTCTAACTGTTGTTCGTCTAGTTTTGGGGCCTCCTTTTCAATCGTCGAGCTGCTTGGGTTTTGGTGTTCGAAGGCGTCGTCCATTTGGGCGAGGGGGCTCATCTTTTCTTTATAGCCTGGGATGAACTCCATGCCGAGTTCGCGGGCAACGTAGTCGATCACAGATTTCGCGAATGGGATGTGCGGATTCTTCGTCATACCCT of Lentimonas sp. CC4 contains these proteins:
- a CDS encoding fructose-bisphosphatase class III, producing the protein MTNKALSFKRPEENLSSLELLAAEFSNTDAAIAEIARLAAVQTLPRGAIHMISDIHGEDKKLRHVINNASGTLRPLVEKMFAKKMTSEELKSFLKITFYPAEVTDQLERDLTDPFELKEYARKILNPQFELLRHLMGNYSLKLATEILPADYQNLLLEILHAPTRERGNQFVEAIIDELQRQGRVLHLIHIVGRLIRNLAVDELIIGGDCWDRGPRGDRVVDYLRLQPNVSFIWGNHDALWLGAALGNDALICTALRVSLRYRRISQLDEGYSVPMTPLEHLARKIYSDDPAEFFMPKGDGLRPIELVARMQKAIAVMQFKLEGQLIERNPQWKLDHRRLMHRIDLDHGTIEIDGVVYELRDKRLPTVDPEDPYTLTSEEQDCLDRLKSSFLSSQKMREQMRYMVGHGSMYLQRGDCLIFHGCVPVDTEGNFLDLEIDGQNFSGKALFEEIEVVVRRALEKRKTPDLDFLWYLWCGPRSPLFGKDRIATLERDLIADKTPHRENKDPYFDLIHEVGFCDKVLEEFGADADQGLIVNGHVPVKLKQGESPIKRSGKAITIDGAFSEAYGDHGYTLVLEPGRIVLAEHHHFESIESAIKDGVDIVPKTQDIRVFDDPQRTQDTERGQRINYRMKELNRLIEAYRSNRLHEQ
- a CDS encoding DUF1080 domain-containing protein is translated as MRPTLSFSCRRFTLSTDNFLSVVACSLGSLLLGASQASADAVKENVTYQADKLAGVEAPFTPLFNGKNYEGWYIKLKDGDQALGERVFAIEDGMIHVFDDSWPDEIDLDEGTDATIGMLYTKKSYDKYHLKFDYKWGKKKANYFAKWQYDAGVYYHISDDKVFPTGVEFQIHYVPNEDRNRTGDLIRPPGQTYDWYFNTETSEYLHPDEGGVLYTKQKSYKGKKWLHNAKITRNFNALNDEWNTCELIVMGGEYAIHKLNGEVVNMAFNLDPAAGIIGFQSETAEIFYKNIEIKEFEEIIPAETFLNKD
- a CDS encoding DoxX family membrane protein codes for the protein MKKLTNSQLAYHGLRIAFGISFMVHGAVRFSDLSGFATKMAGQFESSILAGFPALSFAYIIPFAEALIGLALLIGSKCVRWGAFAGCLLMAGIMFGTCMLQKWELLTSQLLHLYLFYIILNNPNTADVSGKSA
- a CDS encoding peroxiredoxin-like family protein is translated as MASQKLDSGGILPEITLSLVGGGKATLGKADDSQNWRLVFIYRGLHCPICHKYLKQLSAFKAKFLEAKAEIIVASADSAGQAEAMVLAEALDLEVAYGLSLEQMQRLGLWISEPRSADEVDHLFPEPALFAINTEGKIQLIDQSNTPFNRSDLKEVLDTVIWIQENNYPIRGTYGQ
- a CDS encoding septum formation inhibitor Maf is translated as MRLLQITLLSLFALNQANAQVREFWFSGAEINRYELKQMRYGESHPGHAELIFVTEPFLVDQHVKHEFGTGSSTDILKLNAQRAFNTGIYTYRVMTSTFQPIDMERYPHALKTNTSIQDWCGQVFQQIGKTQTGWDIELRSYFQKDGDQDFTLGDYWLEDELWTRLRLDPMSLPVGKLQLVPGAILTRWMLIPIEPQDALARLKEGKKQSSYTVEYPKLGRKLVIHFDTKFPHIIRGWEEHEPAGVTHATLTHRLMNSEYWSEKHLKDASKRKLLGLEEVPN
- a CDS encoding RidA family protein, with the protein product MSIERQETKQRMSRIVIHNDTVYLCGQVCADATKDISEQTETMLEKVDALLLQAGSDREHMLSATIYVRDMKDFGAMNAVWDDWVPEGCAPARACVEARMARAELLVEISVIAAVKQ